The Plectropomus leopardus isolate mb chromosome 15, YSFRI_Pleo_2.0, whole genome shotgun sequence genome has a segment encoding these proteins:
- the LOC121954774 gene encoding prolyl-tRNA synthetase associated domain-containing protein 1-like, producing the protein MSEDLRSELEKFLQTLNIQTTCVEHPPVFTVEEMMPHLQQLSGAVSKNLFLKDKKKKSLWLVSARHDRQVNLNDLAKKLGVGSGNLRFADEAIMLEKLKVGQGCATALALLFDKDQSVKFVLDRDLVEGGHEMVYFHPMTNAATMGLRPDDLLRFLKETGHEAVLESFE; encoded by the exons atgtcagAAGATCTGCGATCGGAGCTGGAGAAATTCCTGCAAACGCTAAACATCCAGACGACCTGCGTGGAGCACCCGCCG GTGTTCACGGTGGAGGAGATGATGcctcacctgcagcagctgagcgGCGCCGTCTCTAAGAACCTCTTCCTGaaggacaagaagaagaaaagcctGTGGCTGGTGTCGGCTCGCCACGACCGCCAG GTGAACCTCAACGACCTCGCCAAGAAACTCGGCGTCGGCAGCGGCAACCTGCGCTTTGCAGACGAGGCGATCATGTTGGAGAAACTGAAG GTGGGTCAGGGCTGTGCCACGGCTCTCGCTCTGCTCTTCGACAAAGACCAAAGTGTGAAGTTTGTTCTGGACCGGGATCTGGTGGAGGGCGGCCACGAGATGGTCTACTTCCACCCCATGACCAACGCCGCCACCATGGGGCTGCGACCAGATGACCTGCTGCGCTTCCTCAAAGAGACGGGACACGAGGCCGTCCTGGAGAGCTTCGAGTAG